Genomic DNA from Pistricoccus aurantiacus:
GCTCACGGATCGAGCCGCTGGAAAACCCTCGGCAGCTGGGCAAACCGCTGACAGGAAAACTGGGTGAACTATGGCGCTATCGGGTAGGGCACTACCGCATCATTGCCGATATTGATGATCAAGCAATACGAATACTCGTCATTCGTATCGGCCATCGCCGCGAGATTTACCGATGACATCCTTATCAAGCACGACAAGTTCGATACCGGCCGCGAAACAATACCCTGTTGCACAAGAGACTGAACGTTTATCAAAACTCCCATGACCTCCGCCCCCATCCCTCAACTCTCCGCCCCGGACTGGCCAGCGATCGGCCGCATCTCGATCGTCACGAATGACGAGCCTCTGGTACCCATGAGCCTGGCGCCGTCCCCGATCAAGATGTTTCCCGCCTATGCCAAGCAGGGCATTCCCGGGGCGGTGGATGAGTGCCATGTGCGCGAGGGGGTTTATCGTCGCCTGCTGGCGGCGGCGCGCGGTCTTCCCCGAGGCATAGGGTTGATCGTGCTGGACGGCTGGCGGCCCTGGCGAGTCCAGCAGTATCTGTTCGATACGCTTTTCGAAGCGATCCGAGAGCGATACCCGAACGCGTATGAGGCGCAGCTTCTCGAGCGCACCCGGGAGTTCGTGGCGCTGCCGAGCACCGATCCCGCCGCGCCCAGCCCACACCTGACCGGGGGCGCCGTGGACGTGACGCTGAGCGACGCGGATGGCCTGCCGCTGGATATGGGCACCTTGTTCGACGATGCCACGCCGCTTTCCCACACCGCCTATTTTGAACGCCTGAACGTGTCAGGTGCGTATCAGCGCCGCGTTCGGGATAACCGCCGCCTGCTGTATCACGCCATGAGCGAACAGGGCTTTACCAACCTGCCCAGCGAATGGTGGCATTTCGATTTCGGCGATCAGCTCTGGGCCTATTACGGCGACCATTCTCAAGCGATCTACGGTTCGACGGAGCCGCTGCGTATCGAGGACCGCTGGCGCCGGCAGCTGTGAAACCCATCGCGTCAATTAATACTCAGCTAATCCGCCTCAGGCATGCTAAAGGCAAAACTCGTTTGAGGAGTCAATCATGGGAGTTGCGATAGCTGCCGATCGCGTCAGCGCGGTTCAGCGCTGGCTATGGCCGTTGGCGCTGATAATGCTGATGGCGCTGGGAACGATTCAGGCGACTCAAGCCCAGGAGTTTCTGCCGCCGGATGAAGCCTTCAAGCTAGACCTCGGCCAGCAGGATAATGAGCTGATCGCGCACTTCGAGGTGACCCCGGGCTACTATCTGTATCGCGAGCGGCTGAGCGTGGAAACCGCCGACGGCGCCATTGAAGAGCTGAATCTTCCCGACGGCGATATCATCGA
This window encodes:
- a CDS encoding M15 family metallopeptidase, with the protein product MTSAPIPQLSAPDWPAIGRISIVTNDEPLVPMSLAPSPIKMFPAYAKQGIPGAVDECHVREGVYRRLLAAARGLPRGIGLIVLDGWRPWRVQQYLFDTLFEAIRERYPNAYEAQLLERTREFVALPSTDPAAPSPHLTGGAVDVTLSDADGLPLDMGTLFDDATPLSHTAYFERLNVSGAYQRRVRDNRRLLYHAMSEQGFTNLPSEWWHFDFGDQLWAYYGDHSQAIYGSTEPLRIEDRWRRQL
- a CDS encoding type II toxin-antitoxin system RelE family toxin, translated to MAWRIELTDDAAKQLKKIGHSDAKRIRDYLRSRIEPLENPRQLGKPLTGKLGELWRYRVGHYRIIADIDDQAIRILVIRIGHRREIYR